The Microbacterium sp. LWO12-1.2 genome includes a window with the following:
- a CDS encoding sugar-binding transcriptional regulator — translation MEDELLMVRIAELYYDEDKTQDEIGALLKVSRWKVGRLLTQARERGIVRIEIVHPRARRLGLERLLVERHGLAEAVVVPAPDGDDGTLERVAQAAADYLTALRPVPRTLGVSWGRTLRAVAEALPDGWASGVTVVQLNGGVSLNRRSGGAAGLAVTIAQRASGHVSLLPSPAILERVETKQAIESDRTVAAILEEAAEAQAFLFTAGPCDATSAHVENGYLSAEDVEELARRGAVGDVLGRYVDAEGNIVDSQLDARTVGVALDRLRGAERAIFVTAGRAKHDIARTVVTSGLCSVLVTDETTARALLEEQ, via the coding sequence GTGGAAGACGAACTGCTCATGGTCCGCATCGCCGAGCTGTATTACGACGAGGACAAGACCCAGGACGAGATCGGCGCCCTCCTCAAGGTGTCGCGCTGGAAGGTCGGGCGTCTGCTGACCCAGGCGCGGGAACGCGGCATCGTCCGCATCGAGATCGTGCACCCGCGCGCTCGGCGTCTGGGTCTGGAGAGGCTCCTCGTCGAGCGCCACGGCCTCGCCGAAGCCGTTGTGGTGCCCGCGCCGGACGGCGACGACGGCACGCTCGAGCGCGTGGCGCAGGCCGCGGCGGACTACCTCACGGCGCTGCGCCCCGTGCCTCGGACCCTTGGCGTGAGCTGGGGTCGTACGTTGCGCGCGGTCGCCGAAGCGCTGCCGGACGGGTGGGCCAGCGGGGTGACCGTCGTGCAGCTCAACGGAGGCGTCAGCCTCAACCGTCGATCCGGGGGAGCCGCCGGCCTTGCCGTGACGATCGCGCAGCGCGCGTCCGGACACGTCTCACTGCTGCCGAGCCCCGCGATCCTGGAGCGCGTCGAGACCAAGCAGGCCATCGAGTCGGACCGCACCGTGGCTGCGATTCTCGAAGAGGCGGCGGAAGCGCAGGCGTTCCTCTTCACGGCGGGCCCGTGCGACGCGACATCCGCTCACGTCGAGAACGGCTACCTCAGTGCAGAGGATGTCGAAGAGCTCGCGCGACGAGGAGCCGTCGGAGATGTGCTCGGTCGCTACGTCGACGCCGAGGGCAACATCGTCGACTCCCAGCTCGACGCCCGCACCGTGGGCGTCGCGCTGGACCGACTTCGTGGCGCGGAGCGGGCGATCTTCGTGACCGCCGGCCGCGCCAAGCACGACATCGCGCGCACAGTGGTCACCAGTGGCCTGTGCAGCGTTCTGGTGACCGATGAGACCACAGCACGAGCATTGTTGGAGGAACAGTGA